Genomic window (Desulfovibrio porci):
GCCGCCGCCGTGGCCGTATTGCAGGCCACCACCAGCATTTTCGCCCCGTTATCCACCAGTTTTTGAGCGGCCCGCAAGGTATAACGGATGATGGTGTCGCGGCCCTTGGTGCCGTAGGGCAGCCGGGCCGTATCGCCCAGATAGAGCAGGTCCTCGGCGGGCAGACGCGCGGCCAGGGCCTTGAGCACGGTAAGACCGCCCACGCCTGAGTCGAACAGGGCCACGGGCAGCAGAGAAGCGTCTTTCATGGTCGTCCTTTACAGCTACAGCGGCGTGCGCGCCGCGAAACTCAGAAAGCTTGGCCCAGATAGCGGGCCGCTGTAAAGAGCAAAATGCCCGCCAGCAGATATTTCAGCACTCTGGCCGGGACGTGCTTCTGGCAGCGCGCGCCCAGGTACATGCCGGCCATGCCCCCCAGGCCCAGCAGAATGCCCAGCCGCCAGTCCGGGGCCACGGCCAGTCCGGGGTACAGGGGGGCCAGCAGGCTGTAAAAGCTGACTCCGGCTACTGAGGTCAGGAAGGTGGCGAAAAGCGACGCCCCGGCCACGGCGTGGACCGGCAGGCCGAAAAAGGAAACCAGAAAGGGAGCCATGATGGCCCCGCCGCCGATGCCGTACACGCCGCCCACCAGACCCACGATCAGGCTGAGCAGCACGATGCCCCGGCAGGAAATGCGGTACTCCTGTTCCTGAAAGCAAAAGGTCAGCAGGCGGCTGTTCCAGGACAGCAGCCGGCATGCGCCGCCGCCGCGCGGCCCGTCCTGCCGGGGCGTCGCGCCGGAGGCGTCCGCCTTCCGCCGCCTCATGACGTCGCGCAGCATTTTGAGCGCCACATACAGCAGCACCAGCCCGGCGAAAATTTTGAAGTGGCGCGGGTCGGGCAGCAGATTGATCCGGATCAGCGCCCCGGCGAACACGCCGGGCAAGGTGCCCAGGGCCACCACCAGGGTCAGCGGCCAGAGCAGACGGCCTTCGCGCCAGTAGCGCCAGACTCCGGCGGGACAGGCCAGCACGTTGAAAAACTGGTTGGTGGCGCTGACGCTGGGGTTGGTATAGCCCAGTACGCTCATCTGAAAGGGCAGGAGCAGAAACGCGCCGGAAACCCCGCCCATGGAGGTGAAGAAGGAAACGCCCAGAGCCACGGCAAAGGGAATAAAGGGGGAGCATTCAATGCCCGCGGTGGGAAAATACATGGCCGCCTCCCGTGTGGCTGGGGTGGGTCTGGCCCGGCGGACGCCGGGAAATGCGCGCCGTAATAATCACGGTTTTTATTATAAGCGTGATTATCAGAATTGTCATCCCCGGCCGGGCACGGCGCCCTGCGGCGTCAGGGCATACCGCCGACAGTGGCCTGTTTGCCGGGCGGGGGCAAGCTCCTCCCGCTTTCCGCACATTGCCTGCCGGGGCCGAAACAGCTATATTCGGCGCGCAAGGCCCGCCGTTGCGCGGGCCGCACCGCAACCAAGGAACACACATGCTGGCCATTCTGGATTACAAGGCGGGCAACCAGACGAGCGTGCGCCGCGCTCTGGAACATCTGGGCATTCCCTGTACCGTCACGGCGGACCCGGCGCTGCTGGAAAGCGCGCAGGGCATTATTTTTCCCGGCGTGGGCGCGGCGGGGCAGGCCATGCGCGCCCTGGGCGAGGCCGGGCAGGACGCGGCCCTGCGCCGCGCCGTGGACGTGGGGCAGCCCCTGCTGGGCATCTGTCTGGGCTGCCAGATTCTGCTGGAGCGCAGTGAGGAAAACGACACGCCCACCCTGGGGCTGGCGCCCGGCGTCTGCCGCCGTTTCGAGGACGGCCTGCGGCAGGAGGACGGCAGCCCTGCGCCCGTGCCGCACATGGGCTGGAACAGCCTGCGCGCCGTTGCGCCCTGCCGTCTGCTGGAAGGTGTGGAGCCCACGGCGGAATTTTATTTTGTGCACAGTTATTATGTGGAGCCGGACCCCGCCCTTGTCCTCGCCACCACGGTCTACGGCCGGGAGTTCTGCTCCCTCTACGGGCGCGAGGGCCTCTGGGCCGCCCAGTTCCACCCGGAAAAAAGCGGACGGCCTGGTCTGGCCCTGTTGCGCAATTTTTACGACTACTGCCGGGAGGCGCGCCATGCTCAGTAAACGGGTGATCCCCTGTCTGGACGTGCGCAACGGGCGGCTGACCAAGGGCGTCAAATTCGCGGGCAACGAGGATATCGGCGATCCGGTGGCCAGCGCCCGCCGTTACTATGAGGAAGGGGCCGACGAAATCGTCTTTTACGATATCACGGCCTCGGCCGAGGCGCGCGGCATTTTTCTGGACGTGGTGGAGCGTGTGGCCGAACAGATTTTCATCCCCTTCAGCGTGGGCGGCGGCATCGCCACTGTGGCGGATATGCGCGCCGTGCTGCTGGCAGGGGCGGAGAAAGTCTCGGTCAACTCGGCGGCGGTGAAGAATCCCCGGATCATCAGCGAGGGCGCGGACGCTTTCGGCTCGCAGGCCATTGTGGTGGGCATGGATGTGCTGGCCGTGCCCGTGAGCGAGGCCGTCCCCTCGGGCTATGAGATCGTGATCCACGGCGGGCGCACACGCATGGGCCTGGACGCTCTGGCCTGGGCCCGGCGTTGTCAGGACCTGGGCGCGGGCGAGCTTTGCGTCAATTCCATCGATGCCGACGGCACCAAGGACGGCTATGAACTCAAGTTGACCCGCGCCATTGCCGACGCCGTGTCTATTCCGGTCATCGCCTCGGGCGGCGCGGGCGAGCCCCGGCACATGTACGAAGCCGTGAGCGCGGGCGGCGCGTCGGCGGCCCTGATCGCCTCCATTGTGCATTACGGGGAATACAGCATCCGCCAGTGCAAAGAATATATGGCCGCTCAGGGTGCCAAGGTCCGACTGACGTGGTAGGCGGTCCGGCTGCGGCCCTGCCCGGCGGGTTCGTCAGAGCGCTGCGCGGTCTGCCGCCGCTGGCCGTGGCCTTTTCCGGCGGTCTGGACAGCCGTTTTCTCTGCCACGCGGCCCGCCTCTGCGGTTGCGACGTGCTGGCCCTGCACGCGCGCGGGCCGCACATCCCGCCGGAGGAAAGCGCGCGGGCCGCGCAGTGGGCCAGAGACAACGGTTTGCCGCTGCTGACGCTGGATTTTGATCCATTGTCCCTGCCGGAGGTGTCGATCAACAGCCGCGAGCGTTGCTACGGCTGCAAAAAGGGGCTGATTGCCGCCCTGCGTGAGGTTCTGCGGGAGCGGCGCGCGGGGGAAGGCAGCGACCGTCTGCTCTGCGACGGCAGCAATGCGGACGATCTGCGCGCGTTCCGGCCCGGCCTGCGGGCACTGGCCGAGGCGTGGGTGCGTTCCCCCCTGGCTGAAGCCGGGCTGGGCAAGCCCGCCATCCGCGCGCTGGCCGCGTCCACTGGCCTGGACAGGCCGGAACAGAAGGCCCGGCCCTGTTTGCTGACCCGTCTGGCCTACGGTCTTGCGCCCGACGCCGCCCTGCTGGCGCGGCTGGCACGAGCCGAAGCCGCCCTGGCGCAACTGCCCGCGCCGGATGACGACGCAGACGCGTCCGCGTTGGGGGACTTCCGCCTGCGGCTCAGGCCCGCGCCTCTGCTCCAGGTCACGCGCCCGCCCGGAGCGTTGCGGCCCTTGGTTGACGAGATTCTGGCCGGGCACGGCTTCGCCCCCTGTGAGATATGCGAGACGAGCGGCGTCAGCGGCTTTTTTGACGCGCCGTAGCGTGGCCCGCCCGGAGGGACAATGGATTTTCCTCATGCGATCGTTTTAAGCGTAAATGGCCGGGGCTGGACTTTACGGCGGAAAAGGTCTAAAGATTACCCCTTAAACATATGAAATTTGTCGGAGGAACTATCATGGCACATAAGAAGATCGAACGGAAAAAAGAACTGGACCGTCGCCGTCAACGCCGCGCTGAGCGCCTGAAACAGCGCGTGCGTGAAGCCAAGGCCGCCAAGGCCTAGTCCGCCGCTCCTGCGCCGTCCTGCCCGTTGTCTCAACGACGCGTTGCGGCGCGGGCTTTTCCGGTTCGTGTTTCGCCTGATCCCGCGCTGACAGGGGCGGCCTCTTGACGGACGACGGAAAAGCCGTATCTGGAGGGTGCATATCCGCACGGCGTGCGCCGTGGGCCTTCGCGTCCGGCCCGGAAGGACGCTTCCATCAACAGTAAGGCTGCTCCGCTGGCGCGGGACGGTCTTTTAGTGGCGTTATCATGCCTATTTACGAATACCAATGCCCCAAGTGTCAGCGCGTGTTTGAGGAATGGGTCAAGGCGTCGGAAGCGCACGGGCAGGAACCCTGTCCCGAGTGCGGCACGCCCTCGTCCCGGATCATTTCGCAGACGTCCTTTGTGCTCAAGGGCGGCGGCTGGTATGTAAGCGATTACGGCTACCGCAAGGGCATCAGCGAGGACGGCGCCGCCGCTACGTCTTCCGCCCCCGCCGGGGAAGCCAAGTCCGCAGCGGCGGAAGCGCCCAAGGCCGCGTCCGCTCCGGCGGAAAAGAGCGCCCCCGCGGAAAAGCCCGCAGCCAGAGCCACGCCTCCGTCCAAGGCCGCCAAGGCCAAAAGCGCCCCGGCGGCATCCTAACTATTGCGGCATACGTCCACGAGGAAGTCATGATCGAACGCTACACCCGGCCGGAAATGGGTCGGATCTGGAC
Coding sequences:
- a CDS encoding adenine nucleotide alpha-hydrolase family protein, with translation MVGGPAAALPGGFVRALRGLPPLAVAFSGGLDSRFLCHAARLCGCDVLALHARGPHIPPEESARAAQWARDNGLPLLTLDFDPLSLPEVSINSRERCYGCKKGLIAALREVLRERRAGEGSDRLLCDGSNADDLRAFRPGLRALAEAWVRSPLAEAGLGKPAIRALAASTGLDRPEQKARPCLLTRLAYGLAPDAALLARLARAEAALAQLPAPDDDADASALGDFRLRLRPAPLLQVTRPPGALRPLVDEILAGHGFAPCEICETSGVSGFFDAP
- the hisF gene encoding imidazole glycerol phosphate synthase subunit HisF, whose protein sequence is MLSKRVIPCLDVRNGRLTKGVKFAGNEDIGDPVASARRYYEEGADEIVFYDITASAEARGIFLDVVERVAEQIFIPFSVGGGIATVADMRAVLLAGAEKVSVNSAAVKNPRIISEGADAFGSQAIVVGMDVLAVPVSEAVPSGYEIVIHGGRTRMGLDALAWARRCQDLGAGELCVNSIDADGTKDGYELKLTRAIADAVSIPVIASGGAGEPRHMYEAVSAGGASAALIASIVHYGEYSIRQCKEYMAAQGAKVRLTW
- the hisH gene encoding imidazole glycerol phosphate synthase subunit HisH, whose product is MLAILDYKAGNQTSVRRALEHLGIPCTVTADPALLESAQGIIFPGVGAAGQAMRALGEAGQDAALRRAVDVGQPLLGICLGCQILLERSEENDTPTLGLAPGVCRRFEDGLRQEDGSPAPVPHMGWNSLRAVAPCRLLEGVEPTAEFYFVHSYYVEPDPALVLATTVYGREFCSLYGREGLWAAQFHPEKSGRPGLALLRNFYDYCREARHAQ
- a CDS encoding sulfite exporter TauE/SafE family protein, coding for MYFPTAGIECSPFIPFAVALGVSFFTSMGGVSGAFLLLPFQMSVLGYTNPSVSATNQFFNVLACPAGVWRYWREGRLLWPLTLVVALGTLPGVFAGALIRINLLPDPRHFKIFAGLVLLYVALKMLRDVMRRRKADASGATPRQDGPRGGGACRLLSWNSRLLTFCFQEQEYRISCRGIVLLSLIVGLVGGVYGIGGGAIMAPFLVSFFGLPVHAVAGASLFATFLTSVAGVSFYSLLAPLYPGLAVAPDWRLGILLGLGGMAGMYLGARCQKHVPARVLKYLLAGILLFTAARYLGQAF
- a CDS encoding FmdB family zinc ribbon protein; translated protein: MPIYEYQCPKCQRVFEEWVKASEAHGQEPCPECGTPSSRIISQTSFVLKGGGWYVSDYGYRKGISEDGAAATSSAPAGEAKSAAAEAPKAASAPAEKSAPAEKPAARATPPSKAAKAKSAPAAS